In Pseudomonas hamedanensis, a single window of DNA contains:
- a CDS encoding PAS domain-containing sensor histidine kinase encodes MAGETSLIPDQQSLFDDAPCGQIVTREDGSILRANKTFCTWIGWEKTDLEGRRFQDLLTIGGRIFHQTHWSPLIQMQGSVAEVKLDLVHRDKTTISMLLNGVRQQLESGVVYQLALFCTTDRDKYERELLKARQLAEGLLANKVAAEAALSQAQTQLNKAYEKAQRRAVFAEQMVAIVSHDLKNPLTAIKMAAEILGRKMPDGKEKLMLSHISSSTDRAHRMIADLLDFALARVGRGISVSRSAIALHSVVAQSIAELQVAFPDADLKHQSVGRGGVELDSDRIQQIIGNLVANSAAYGDLTKPITVLSSLDVNRASISVHNFGPAIPESARPKLFEPMTRGSDQDGQHRSVGLGLFIVREIAMAHGGDISVHSTAEGGTTFTVNFPQISSFSDGEE; translated from the coding sequence ATGGCCGGTGAAACGTCCCTGATTCCCGATCAACAGTCGCTGTTTGACGATGCGCCGTGCGGCCAGATCGTGACTCGGGAAGACGGCAGCATCCTGCGTGCCAATAAAACTTTTTGTACCTGGATCGGTTGGGAAAAGACCGATCTGGAGGGCCGGCGCTTTCAAGACCTGCTTACGATCGGCGGACGAATTTTTCACCAAACTCATTGGTCGCCGCTGATCCAAATGCAAGGTTCGGTGGCCGAGGTGAAACTGGATCTAGTTCACCGAGACAAGACCACAATTTCCATGCTCCTCAATGGCGTTCGTCAGCAGCTCGAGTCCGGCGTTGTTTATCAGTTGGCGTTGTTCTGCACCACCGACCGGGATAAGTACGAACGTGAGCTATTGAAAGCTCGGCAACTCGCAGAAGGTCTTCTCGCGAATAAAGTAGCTGCTGAAGCAGCATTGTCGCAAGCGCAGACGCAATTGAACAAAGCTTATGAAAAAGCTCAGCGTCGCGCGGTATTCGCTGAGCAAATGGTCGCGATCGTCAGCCATGACCTCAAGAACCCGCTGACGGCTATCAAAATGGCGGCAGAGATTCTCGGTCGGAAAATGCCTGACGGCAAAGAAAAGCTGATGTTGAGCCATATCAGCAGCTCAACCGATCGGGCGCATCGAATGATCGCTGATCTTCTGGATTTTGCCTTGGCCAGAGTCGGACGAGGTATATCCGTTTCGCGTTCAGCCATTGCCTTGCATTCAGTGGTGGCTCAGAGCATCGCAGAGCTACAGGTGGCCTTTCCGGATGCCGATCTTAAGCATCAATCGGTTGGGCGGGGAGGTGTCGAACTCGACTCTGACCGCATACAACAGATCATTGGCAACTTGGTCGCCAACAGTGCGGCTTACGGCGACCTGACAAAACCGATCACTGTCCTCTCCAGCCTTGATGTTAACCGCGCGAGCATTTCGGTTCACAACTTCGGCCCAGCGATTCCTGAGTCTGCTCGGCCCAAGCTTTTCGAACCGATGACCCGTGGTTCAGACCAGGATGGTCAGCACCGTAGCGTGGGACTTGGTCTCTTTATCGTCCGGGAAATCGCTATGGCCCACGGCGGCGATATCTCCGTGCACTCGACTGCTGAAGGAGGCACCACGTTTACGGTCAATTTCCCCCAGATATCCTCGTTCTCAGACGGAGAGGAATAA